The Myotis daubentonii chromosome 9, mMyoDau2.1, whole genome shotgun sequence genome has a segment encoding these proteins:
- the LIPT2 gene encoding putative lipoyltransferase 2, mitochondrial, whose amino-acid sequence MLLPAVRLVRLGRVPYSELLALQERWLRRLQAEPGTEDPPRTEAGALLLCEPAGPVYTAGLRGGLTPEEAARLRALGAEVHTTGRGGLATFHGPGQLLCHPVLDLRRLRLRLRTHVAALEACAVRLCGLQGLRGARARPPPYTGVWLGERKICAIGVRCGRHITSHGLALNCCTDLTWFEHIVPCGLVGTGVTSLSQELQRHLTVDEVTPPFLEAFKETYKCTLISEDSSN is encoded by the exons ATGCTACTCCCCGCAGTGAGGCTGGTGCGCCTGGGTCGGGTCCCGTATTCCGAGCTCCTGGCGCTGCAGGAGCGCTGGCTGCGGCGGCTGCAGGCGGAGCCAGGCACCGAGGACCCGCCGAGGACGGAGGCGGGTGCGCTCTTGCTCTGCGAGCCCGCGGGGCCCGTGTACACGGCCGGGCTGCGCGGCGGCCTGACGCCCGAGGAGGCGGCGCGCCTGCGAGCCTTGGGCGCCGAGGTGCACACTACAGGCCGCGGCGGCCTGGCCACCTTCCACGGCCCGGGCCAGCTGCTCTGCCACCCGGTGCTCGACCTGCGgcgcctgcgcctgcgcctgcgcaCCCACGTGGCGGCGCTGGAGGCGTGCGCCGTGCGCCTGTGCGGGCTCCAGGGCCTGCGGGGCGCCCGCGCGCGGCCGCCGCCCTACACCGGCGTCTGGCTCGGGGAGCGCAAGATCTGCGCGATCG GAGTGCGCTGTGGAAGGCACATCACATCCCACGGCCTGGCCCTGAACTGTTGCACAGATCTCACGTGGTTTGAGCACATTGTGCCCTGCGGGCTGGTTGGGACAGGCGTCACTTCGCTGAGTCAGGAGCTCCAGAGGCACCTCACCGTGGATGAAGTGACACCGCCTTTCCTGGAGGCCTTTAAGGAGACCTACAAGTGCACCTTGATCTCAGAGGACAGTTCTAACTGA
- the KCNE3 gene encoding potassium voltage-gated channel subfamily E member 3 produces METTNGTETWYHSLHAVLKALNATLHSNLLCRPGPDNLTEERRANLPGRDDNSYMYILFVMFLFAATVGSLILGYTRSRKVDKRSDPYHVYIKNRVTVI; encoded by the coding sequence ATGGAGACCACCAATGGGACTGAGACCTGGTATCACAGTCTGCATGCTGTTCTGAAGGCTCTAAATGCCACTCTTCACAGCAACTTGCTctgccggccagggccagacAACCTGACTGAGGAGCGGCGGGCTAACCTTCCTGGCCGCGACGACAACTCCTACATGTACATTCTCTTCGTCATGTTCCTATTTGCTGCCACTGTGGGCAGTCTCATCCTGGGATATACCCGCTCCCGCAAAGTGGACAAGCGCAGTGACCCCTACCACGTGTACATCAAGAACCGTGTGACTGTGATCTGA